One window from the genome of Pyrobaculum ferrireducens encodes:
- a CDS encoding ATP-grasp domain-containing protein, translated as MDVAVVAESQTPDEPTRDIYFEVKKRGLSVRYIPLQRLSVKIVNGDAVVETRRGPVDASVVVIRGLGYVIDTNTLMRRVAVLRILERKGAAAINPVDALLNCRNKLETVYLLSRAGVPVPPTVVTEDLYYGYVATRDMGRVVLKPIQGSRGFGAMMFEDPEQAFQVMRTLLIARNPLYIQKYVEKPNRDIRIIVVDGRAIGCMYRISTSWKTNIAQGAQGVPCRLTPELEEVAVKATNTMGLVYSGVDIGEGREGYVVFEVNASPDWRGFKQATGINPAVHIADYIQRVVKK; from the coding sequence ATGGACGTGGCTGTCGTGGCGGAGTCCCAGACGCCAGACGAACCAACTAGAGATATCTACTTCGAGGTGAAGAAGAGGGGTCTATCCGTGCGCTACATCCCCCTACAGCGGCTCTCGGTTAAGATAGTAAACGGCGACGCGGTTGTGGAGACGCGCAGAGGCCCCGTAGACGCCTCTGTGGTGGTTATTAGGGGGCTTGGGTACGTGATAGACACCAACACGTTGATGAGAAGGGTAGCTGTTTTGAGAATACTTGAGAGGAAGGGCGCGGCGGCGATTAACCCCGTAGACGCCTTGCTGAACTGTAGAAATAAGCTGGAGACTGTGTACCTCCTCAGCAGGGCCGGCGTGCCGGTGCCCCCCACCGTAGTAACCGAGGATCTGTACTACGGTTACGTGGCAACGAGGGACATGGGCAGGGTGGTGCTGAAGCCTATCCAGGGGAGCAGAGGCTTCGGCGCCATGATGTTTGAAGACCCGGAACAGGCCTTTCAGGTAATGAGAACTCTGCTCATCGCTAGGAACCCCCTTTACATACAGAAATACGTAGAAAAGCCTAATAGGGATATACGGATTATTGTGGTTGACGGGAGGGCCATCGGTTGCATGTACAGAATTTCAACTTCGTGGAAGACTAACATTGCCCAGGGCGCCCAGGGCGTGCCGTGTAGACTCACGCCGGAGTTGGAGGAGGTGGCGGTCAAGGCCACGAACACCATGGGCCTCGTATACTCCGGCGTCGATATCGGCGAGGGGCGTGAGGGCTACGTCGTTTTTGAGGTCAACGCCAGCCCCGACTGGCGTGGTTTTAAACAAGCCACCGGAATAAACCCAGCAGTACATATAGCAGACTACATCCAACGCGTGGTGAAGAAGTAA
- a CDS encoding helix-turn-helix transcriptional regulator, with translation MLELVLLVVQISALAVATYAGRARLKKLLNEAQNGNAAIQVDELRDDLPELDRSILRLLAERQGVMYQSEIMKELGLPKSTLHKALRRLSEGGYVEIQKRGRFNVVILKKPTSEASAT, from the coding sequence ATGCTAGAGCTTGTGCTTCTAGTTGTTCAAATTTCGGCGCTGGCGGTGGCCACGTACGCCGGGAGGGCGAGGCTGAAGAAGTTGCTAAACGAGGCGCAGAACGGCAACGCCGCGATCCAGGTGGACGAGCTTAGAGACGACCTGCCCGAGCTAGATAGATCAATCTTGAGACTACTCGCCGAGAGGCAGGGGGTTATGTACCAGAGCGAGATTATGAAAGAACTCGGCCTCCCGAAGAGCACGTTACATAAAGCACTGCGGAGGCTGAGCGAGGGGGGCTACGTGGAGATTCAAAAGCGGGGCAGGTTCAACGTGGTGATACTGAAGAAACCTACTTCAGAGGCTTCAGCAACTTAA